The stretch of DNA AGGAGATTATtctcttaattaatattattattataccaTTAAACTGGAAATTGGATATTCGTTAATGGACAGTTCGACGTGGTctactatatgtatatagttTTCAAGTTCCTAAATTTTCAACTATTGTTTCTAACACACTTTACAGTATTAGGGGAATGGAAAGGGTCGATATAAGAGCTGTGAAAGATAGTATTTATCGTACAGCTCTCGATCTCTACGGTGCAGTTCTGCGAATCGAGCGGATAATAGTGCAGATCCATCATGCAGGCCAAGGTCGTCGTGAATCTCATGCCATAAGTGACAGATCCGTCCCCGGATAATCGGACGAGTTTATTACGCTCGGTCACGTCGTGCAAGAAACTGCGAACAAACCGAAAACCAACATTTTCTTTCGTAATCATATTCTATCTTCTACTTCGTTGACTTCCCAATTAAATACTAGCTTCCTTATTCCCGCGCCTTCGAGCGCTTCAGATACCTACTATCGATGAGTAAAGCAAGACGTTTATGTTAATACATAATTAGATAATAAACATTTAGATAACACAGATTCATCGACGTCTTCTTTTGCTCACCTATTTTTATCGTTGGCGAAAAATGTGTCTGGTACCCAAATCTTTTCCGCGAAATCTCCGCTAAGTGTAAGAACTTCCTCTTCTTGGGAAAACGCTAGCCTTTCGTCCTTCCAATATTGGTTCAAGTACATCGTTATCGTGTAATCCTGCAGGAAGAAAGTAATCACGTCACGTTATAAataaagttaattaataaatctcCACTGACCATATTCACTTCGGAGATTGCATCGAAACTAGCAATCGTAAGATCCATGCCAACCAACAGGGGTTCACCTGAAAAATTAACAGAGTTAGTAAAATCGAAATGTATAAAAGGGCGGGAAAATACTGGAACTGACCGCCAAAATTCGGCCTCAATCGAATATCATAACCATCGAGGATTCGCGATATAGTTTGCGTTACATTTTCTAATCTATCCGATACCCCTGTATTCTCAAGATTGGTCCTGGAACTTTTACTAAAACCGCTAgcatgaaaagaaaagagggtaTTGTTACGATAAAAATCGATTGGTATCGATAAACGAAGGGAGTTGATCATTGTACCAGGCAACTAAGTAAATCATCCGCAAGAGAATAAAGATCTGCTGTAACCACATCTTGCGATGCATCCTTGAAAATTACGTCAGCAGGTAGAAGAGGATGTCATCTCATTAGGTTCTTGGACCTCGACATCGAGCTGCCCGAAACTGCAACCAGAACCCGACCTGATTTCCGTCCTTGACCTTAATTTCATGATACCATTAACATATCACttcattttctattctttCGATATTCAATAATGCCTTTTTTCGTAAACCTCATTCACCATAAATTGATAGATAAAGCAAAGAAGATTGTTAGAAAAAATGTAAGGTGGTTGTATCATGAATTTTTCAtactgtaaataaataattttgttatgaTACAACCAGCTTAAAGCGGTTGGTTATTTTGAATGAATGGTGTACTCGTTGCATTCAGCTTGTGGAATGTCGACGCGGAGGTCGTCGACAGGATCCGCGGACATTGTCAAGGGGAACGTCACTAGGAGTCGATGCCTCTCACCCTTCTTTGTCACGATTGCCCTCAAAAGGGCACACTTTTTCACCCGCGAACAGACTGATTCGTTCACCAGCACTGTCCGATGTCGACGCCGTTCTCGAGTATATTTTCTGATGGTTCGGATGCTGCGCGCCACTCACCCTCTCTTTTCATCCCCCTTCTACACCCCTTCCTATCGCCCCTTTTACTCTATCTATTTCTCTCTACTAACCTCCTTTCGGTTTCTCTCTTCAGATACACTATCGTTCACAAGTATTACCACATTTTCGATTCTCCCTCAATTACCCTAATTAATATTACCTTTAATTACACGATCAAATTTCGAGGTTTCAAAATTTCCCGAGTGAAATTTTAAAgcataaaaatttctaaagacATCCTTTCGAAATACTTTTGATACTTATGGACGGTATTGTACATTCGTCTTTATTGCCAGCAATAAACACTTATCCCTCCCCTCGAACTTTCACCCTCGTCCagatatattattttattcactGCCCGTTGTATTCGATCACTCGGATCGTACGAAATCTTGTTCACTTTTATCGGATTCCGAAACGATGGATCTGCACTTTTTCAGAGGTTACCATCTCGACGTGTCATTTCCTCCTCCTTCTCCCTCATTTTCAGATCTGTCGCACACCTTTCGCCTCCCTCTGTTCGACCTTTCAGCTATTTATCTTTTGCTAGCTGTTCCGAGACACCGATAACACTCGCCTGTATATCACGGTACTTGCCATTCCTTGCCTGTTCCGAGAGATGGTCGGTAAGGTTAACGGAAAATCGAGCACGCATGTGCAGCCCCGTTTTTCCACGACCTACTGACACAGAGAACAGAACTACCCCGTCTCTTGATTTTCATGTCAGATACCACCCTTCAGATACCTCCGCAAAACACACATCGGTATCGAGAGTCGTTAACCTTACAAGATTCCACGTCCCATCGATCCCTGCTTTTATCTTTAACCCTTACGACGCTTGGATCTATTCGGACCCGAATCCTCCAGCGAAGAAATgacaaatataataaaacctttaagcttcaaattgatgtaTTACAAATACTACCGCTTGGCAATATTTTTGTCTCATCGAATTGGGTCTGACTTTGAATGTTTCGAAATTGCCCCTTTAATATGCAACCATCTTAATGGGgtaaatgtttaaatattgatgataataataattttacatataatataaagaaataaacgatTCGAAAAAGTTCGTTGAACGTTGCAGAAGGTAGGATTGTTGGAGCTTGCGCGGCTGGAGGTTTCCTCTCCCAGGTGGGAGATCCACGAGGATCTGTTACAAGAATTGCATGTAGATCTTTCTCGCTGGTGCCGGTATTCGGTTCGACTCTATTCAATTTTCCCACCGTTAATTTTTGTGCAAAACATCCTCGAATTAACATCCAAAGAAATGATCGTGTAAGTAAACTTTTTCATCTTCTTTGAACAGTGATCGAACATTTACTTTTCATctgaaaatttctttaatcATTCAGATACTtttacattcatttattaaaaatttaatatgatAAGAATTGAAGATTTATAATCGACGTATTGTCAAATGGTATATCATTTACAacttcataattttatttaaactgaTGCGATAAAAATGGTGAAACTATTACTATTCtgtttttattcatttaattaattagattgCATTATAACGAAAGTGTTAGATTGAAAAGTGGAGTCGACCTcgcgaaataaattattgtaacGAATGCAGTGGGAAAGATTGCTATTCCGCCTCGATTATTTAGCCAGCCACACAAATATGGCAATATTGATACAGGCTTTTAATGAAAAAGCTGAAATTAAAGTGGTACGAGTGGCCAGCAAACGTGTGTTCGCGATAGCCGAAAAAAAGTTACCCCTCTTTTACCCTCAGTTCATATCGTCTCGTTGATTATTCTTCTTTCGaatagaaacaaaaaaaaaaacaatctCGATATCGAACAGTTTTAAAATGTACCTTATTCGTTTCTGTTCTAACAAATTTCCcacaaaaatttcataatttatcgAGGACACTTGGATAGAATTTTCTAATGGTGGGTAATTTGGTAAAAAGTGACATATTTTGAGGAGGTTTTTTGTAAGAGGGCCACCGGAAGGACTTAAAGGGCGATTCTGACGTAACGAGAGAGAATGTTCACTCGAAACATCGAGGGGCACCCTCATCGGAAGTTGCTGAATCCGCGGCTAAGGAGAGCACTCCTGTTCccctcttcttctccttcctcCCCCCTTTTCTACGGCCTCTTTCACCTATGTCCCTGCTTTACCTAATGTTTGCCATTTTCAATTCTATCAGTCAAAAGTATTTGTCCATTTTCAACCATAAAaggaatatattttttcagattGATCTTTATCGTATTACTGTCGACTTGTAAAGAGAGAAATTATGCTATGGATGTATCCTCTCCATCACCAAAAACTTCCAAACCTATGGCAATCAGAGGAACCATGAACGATATCGTTTCCAAGAACATCACTATGGTTCTTGAGAACCTTCTGATGAATTATGAGAACAATCAACTGCCTACACATGGAAAGggtaatgaaataaaaagaaaattatcttTATATTTTGGAGATGATCAGCTAGTTAttcgaattattttattaaactattgAAGTTTTCCTAATCGTCGTTTTAGTCGATCGAATCACTGCTGGAACTAATTGGATTATTCCAACCTCGTTGATAAAAGGATTAAACGATTACGAAAATTTTGATGGAAAAATTGATGTATACCTTGCTTCAATTTCCATCAATTTCCACTGATTTGTTTCCAATCTGATGGAATTTTCGACTTATCTTAGAAACTGATCGGTGTCACCGGAAGACACTCTCTAGTTTCAAAGTTATTCTAAGTGAAAAACACTTGGAAACTTCCCTCTGACTGTTCCACGATCCTCCTTGCAAATTAAGATTTTCTAAATTCTccaaacaaaaagaaataatatacatttaattaacgaGGGTGAGAAAGTTGTGAGGTAAATGAAAAGATGCTAATCAATTTTTCCTCGAATATCAACATTAAAATAGTTACATCAAAAGAAATGGAGCATCGTAACAACCTTTGACGAGTGATCGagcgaaagaggaaaaaaaaaacaagacGATCCTATATGAATGGAACAGGCGAAAAGTTGGATTGTAGCCAGCCAAAGCAAAGTATCTCTTCGAAATCGCCTTTATCTCTATCATGCGGTCTCGGTTGTTTTACCATTATCTTTTTTCAGCTGAAAAAATGTCGAAATCCTTTCGATTATCCATCTATACCCGTTCCTGTCAGCATATCTGTTCCCATTTTTTCTCTCCATTTCCTTTTCTCTCAGCAGAAGATGAAATCTTCAAAGAACGAAGAAAAAATATCAGTTgggaatttttctttttaggtACACCAACGGTGGTGAAAacgaatattttaataagaaGCATGGGTCCTGTGTCAGAACTGGATATGGTATTTCTATAAGACGTTAACACAATTATGAAGGGTCATTCGCGAAATGATTTATCTGTTTTCATAGGATTATTCGATGGACTGTTATTTCCGGCAGTCGTGGAGGGATTCTCGTTTAAGTTTCCTAGGTCCGATTAAATCGCTCAGCTTAAGCATCAAAATGTTGGAAAGAATTTGGAGGCCAGACACGTATTTTTATAATGGGAAACATAGCTACGTGCATACCATCACGGTTCctaataaattattaagaatCTCACAGGACGGAGATATTCTTTATTCCATGAGGTTACTATAATTATTTTCcttctaaaaaataattatagataTGATACATGATTTGTCTTTGATATAGACTTACTATAAAAGCGAAATGCCCGATGGAACTTAGGAACTTCCCCATGGACAGACAATCTTGTCCTCTTATACTTGGAAGCTGTAAGCATTtctataaacatttttatcaatagaaaattttaatctttccCTGCTTTCAGATGCATATACTTCAGGTCAATTAGTGTACGAATGGCAAGAAGGCTCTTCGGTAAATTTTGTCCCTGGAATGGCACTTTCCCAATTCGACTTAATGGGTTCACCTTATAGAAACTTAACTTTTGTCAGACGCGAGGGTGAATTCTCAGTCTTACAAGTTTCCTTTAATTTACAACGACATACTGGTTACTTTCTCATTCAGGTAAACGAGTAATTAATAGATTGTTATTTCAACCTGAAACTACAATACTGTTTTCATAATTGTATTAGGTTTACGTGCCCTGCGTTTTAATAGTGGTACTAAGTTGGGTGTCATTTTGGATTCACCGTGAAGCTACCAGTGACAGAGTTGGTTTAGGTAAATCATTTCTTCCTAACTTTCCTATGTAAGTATATGCAAATGAAAGCTTTTGTTTCAGGTATAACAACTGTCTTAACATTGTCAACTATCAGCCTGGATTCTAGAACAGACTTGCCAAAGGTGAGATATGCCACAGCTTTGGATTGGTTTTTGCTAATGAGTTTTGGATACTGCATAGCCACTCTTCTGGAATTTGCCGGTGTGCACTACTTTACAAAGGTACATTTTAGAGTTACAACTTGGCCTAATTTCAAGGAACATCctaatttctaaatatttactcCAGGTTGGTAGTGGAGAAATTCCTATAGACGAAGATGAACTGGAACACGAAATCGAAACCGACTACCAAGACGGATTCTGCAGCATCGTATCGTGCAGTCCTCAAACCGTACATCCAGAAACGATAATAGACATACCCCGAAGAAGAAGTTCTTTGATATGTGACGTTTACGGTATTAATGTAAGGATTTGAAACtaacgaagaaaataaatcattaCTACTTAAGATAATGAAACAATTGTTAATTAGGAATCGGTATCCTATGGAAGAGGATCGATGACGGTTTCGGTCACTTCGAAACCGTCGACGATGGAAAGACAAACACAAACGGAAGTGTGGATACCAAAATGGCGTCAGTTCCTTTATTGCCTCGCAGGGGATGAGGCATACAGGTAAAACTATACTATCATACGTATAAATAGTATAATAAAACGGCTATTCTTGCATTTTGAAATGTAGAAGACGCAGACAAAAGGAGGCAGCTGGAAATTGCAAAAAGAACGGGGAAAAGATTGCAAGGCATATAAATAGTGTTTCTTATATCGATAAAGTGGCGAGAATAGTATTTCCAGCCTCCTTTGGATTTCTTAATGTTTGTTATTGGCTTGTTTATGTTACTTACCAAGAAGAATTTAAGTGGCAAGATCCACCGCTTGGATCCATTTCCCATTAACTTCAcctaaaaaagaaatcaattgTAATAGAAATGTACATAATATCTAACTCagattaaattatctaatGTGTAAGTTAgaataaattgttattttaaacGTTTACGTCTGTTTTATCATTACCATGAACATTAGCGCCCTCTATTAAAAAGTGGCGGAAACTACGCGACAAGTTACCGACTGTAGAAGGATCGATTGATAAGTCGGCATTTTATTACCTGCCGAAGTAGGTCGGTAACTTGTCGAGTAGTTTGAgccgtttttgtatagatggcgataggatcgaattaaaaaatatttaatttttggcggtatttttaaaatacattgtttaacaattatttcaatcatttttcgGTCATGCGTTGATTTAATGGAATCAAagagaattaaaattgtgTCTTTTCAGTTATGAATGCGAGGTATGGTAAAAGTGACTGATAAAACAGACACGACTGTTATATCAACTGTGCTTTTTATATGCAGACCTAACCTCGAGCACAAAGATATGTTCCGTTTTGTTGCATCTGTAATCTGTAGTAACTGCGTGTAGTATTTAGTCGTGATTATTGCATTTAATATTCTATACTGTGATCTTCcgtatattataattaagcaAACATGTTTCGAAAAGTAAGTTAAAAAACaatgtataatataacatTTACTAAATTAACTTACATGCCGGTTAAACGTGTTTCTTTTATAGGTTATACCTAAAATTATGCAAAGTATTTCGACCCCCAAAAGCGTTCAGATGTGTACCATTGCCGAAAATGTACGATTAGAAAAAAGTAAGTAAAATGttcgataattttaataactttctaaaagaaaattacttGTTATTTAACGCTTTCGTTCACAGCTATAAACCAAGTCACATTACTGGGAAGAGTAGGAGCTGAACCACAGAAAAGGGGTAACCAAGAGCATCccgtaattatattttcacttGCCACCCATAGTAATTACAAATACACAAATGGTATGTTATATAGCTAAAGgatttgataattttaattttgttttgaaagaaagaaattatacATAGTCTTTTtggtttaaataaaattacaggGGATTTTATGCAAAAGACAGAATGGCATAAGATATGTGTGTTTAAACCGAATTTGCGCGAGACTGTTATGaactatttaaaaaagggTCAGAGAGTATTAGTTGCTGGAAAGATTAGCTATGGAGAATTTAAAGATGAAGAAGGCAATCCAAAACCCAGTACTGCTGTAATAGCAGATGATGTAATATTTTTCCAGACACAATGAAGTACAAAAATCGCGGTAGgttattataactaattttacttttttgataaataaaatattaagaaattatgtacaaataaaattgatcAGCAAAAATgatatgtttttatttatgaaaaattttcgtaaattaattggaaaatattttctatgcTTTGGTATTATATCCACAGCAAagcttctttttcctttatatttttgaaCTTCCTTGTGATACTTTCTCCACTTCTTTCGATAAGGAATAATAAACCGACTCAAATATTTACcttaataagtaaataaatctCTATTTACACATTGCTAATTCATTTGCAATGAGTTACACAATGAACGATCCGTATTCTCCTAAAATTGtacagttttattttatacagaaccttaaaaaaaaaaaaaaaaaaaaaaaatgaaacgtaaACTTTCTTAATAAATTGAACGAGTAGTCTGTAAATGCTAGAGAAAAGACGGCTTTTCTCGATAGCGTCGATATCGTTCAAAATTCTACGATGTACATACACATGTAAACGGTATATTTCTAAAGATATGTGACAACCCGAATTGAAATCGTAAATTCGAGATCAAAACGTGGTACTTTAAAGTAACACATTCTTTTTGTTAAAACCATTCATTGCTTTGTGAACGTAAACGATACGTTCAGAAAATCATAAAGATTATATGTGTATCATGacgtttattttcaataaataatttgaaaatctcAATAACTTTACGGAGTATCAAGATATAAATATACGGCACATCGAAAGATTGGAATTTTTATTACGGTCTGAATTCGGGTTATTGCCTTCAAGAACACAATTTGTGTACGTATtgttttttatctttttttttttcattatatatatgtatttatcaTTAATATAAATCATTCTTTTATGAAACTATATACACGAAACAAAAGTTTTTCTATGCATCCGCATTTGTtactataaaaatttcacggAGATCACAGTATACAAATAGCCAaatacgattttttttttcttttcatttaaagTATAAATCTCTTCTTCTCTAATGCACTAATCAATTCGCGCTTTTATTCTCTCACTCGCTCATATATACGCATCTTTCTCTCACTCTGTCACTGGTTTCTTCATTTCTATTTCCTTTATATTCCTAACAATATTTCGTtactttctttccttcttgtGCACcgatttttttgaaaaaatacgATCTTAGAACCTTTTTCTAATCGTACACGCAAACACACGCCTTCGGTCCCTGttccctttctttccttgAAAAGTCTAGGATCCATTGGCGAAGAATGTGAGCCACAATCGCAACGACAACGAAcatagaaattttgaatataaatttctcttcggtagtaaaatatatatatataatatatatagagatttatttatacataaatttatattcattatatgtgtatatgcatatatatatatacatatataactCTGGCCCCAAATTCCATAAAACTCTTTCATattttctcctatttaataGAGTTCATTATATCtccttattattattttttccttaGTAATTATCAACTTATTTACAGGTATACGAACAATCCTTACAGTCGTTTCGATAGTTTCAAAACGATCATTACGTGTTTTCTTTCCATTTATACAGATTACTCGGCTAAACGCATACGTATATGTAATTATCGACGAGTAGATTGGCACAATTGAGTGGGTGCGACGGGAAACTGGTTAAGTTTTATCAAATTCAAGTATTTACAGGGCTGgatcttccttttctttctttcttttaaaataaaagtagatCCTTTGAACtaatattactttatattacattaattttgtttaGAGTTTCacatttcaaataataataataaaaagaagaaaaaaaaaaatagaatttcatcCCTCATTAACAACTAAGCATATTTTAACTCCGGAGAATTCATCTTTGAGCTAAATTTTACATCACAGAACAACTTTGGAATAAAATACCTTCGGATCTGTTTCCCGAACACCGATTTTTGTACGTTCGTCGATAACGAGCCTAAATCCCAagcctttttctttcttttctaaattagTTCGTTGTAGAAGCGAGAAACGTTCCACACTCGCGCACGTGCGTTAAAACACGAAGGATGGAGAACAGACGGCGGAATATCCGCGAAAGTTTTAGCTTCATCGAAGCGTCCTTCACAATTTTCAACACGACAACTGGCTCCTTACTTCTCTCACGACGAGATCGAATAGGTGACCAATCATCTAACGATTCGAAGCGCGGGTAAATTGATTATCCGATCGTTAAGTAGATTCGTAATCGGTCAACAATTGGACATTGTTCACGGTTGAAAAACCGACCACCACTGATGATGGATTTTATGATCTAAAACAAGCCAGTATCCTACCGAACATACCAAGATATTCTTCTTGGTGGATTGATATTCTGTTAACTGGTAGAATATGCTGTTTTATCAGTCTTCTATCATCTGTATTTGTCGATGACTCGGCGGCTTTCTCACAAATCCTGTTACGTCGTTGGTAACGaatgtttttataaacatAATCTTTACGGATACCTTTCTACAAGCACGGTCACAAGCAAGCATGTGCTGTGAACAAAGAATCCATTTTATCAGAGACACAAATACGTAGTTGAAATAACGTTACGTCTCGCGTCACTTCTTCTCTTCCGACTCCTGATTAGTTTTAACCAGATTATACGCGTGACTTCTGTATTTTGCGGGTGGATCGTGAAGAGGTAGCGGTTGTTGCTGTTGCGACGGCTGTTGCTGGGATTGCTGTTGTTGCTCATTAGATGGCTGACTCATGCTAGACATCGAAAGGTCTGTCGGCATATCGGTTTCCGGCTCGACGCCGTTTCCGCCTTCTTCTTCCGGTTCTAATTTTATCCGCATTTGCTGACGCAGCAAAGATATGTTCTTTATGTTCTTCAGCTCGGTTGGGTTTCGCAGAAACCTGAACACAAAGagaattgttttcttttaaagcggctgctgtttctttagttGAATATCTGAATAAATTAAACGGCGAGAACTTACTGGTAACAGTGTCGTTCTCCTTGGACCTTTCGTAAAATATTCACGCGATAATAGTATCGAAGAGCTCGGCTCATTTTATCGTAATTCATTGAAAGGTGATTCTTCTGGATGCCCCAGAGTCTCGCCAGTCCAGGAGGATCGACGATTTTGAACACACCCATTTCCCTATTCTTCCACGCGATATAGTGCGTGTATCGTTGCGATGGGTCGTTTAATAATTGCTGAAGGAAGTCCCACAGAAGTCTACCGTCTgcaatttcaaagaaaattgttaaaaaaatttttagcCTCTCCTATCCACAACGACCATGGTGAGGGAGAAACTGAAACTCTTTAAGAGACTGTAGAAATACTTACTGGTGTTAGGTTCTGGTGAATCATTAGGGAAAAATTCTCTGGCAACGTTGCTGGTGTTGGTTCTGAAGGCACCGGGCGTCAAAGGCATCATCGGTTGCGTTAGCGTAGGACTGAGCTGATCCTTAACGCAAACTTCGCTTAACCTTTGCGCGGCTAGAGCTGTCGGTGTAGCTGGGGGACTTCCGGTTGCCGCTTGTTGATTATCCTCGTCGGAATCGCTCTTGTAAACCTGACTTTGATTGTTCTCCATGTGCCCCGGTGAACCAGCTTGACTATCGACCGACGGCGCTGGCGATAAGGTGACCGAATTCGCAGACATTAACGAAGCCAAGTTCGCGGTGTACGAATTCTCCGTCCAAGTTGGGGTCGGAGGATGAGAGTGAGGACTGAGAGGATAAGCGGACGGTCTTGTGGGTGTCACCGGGCTACTCGGAAGATACCTTTGGAATTGATTAAAGTCTCTAGCAAGCATCGAGAGCACATTGTGCAACACGTCGCCGGCGCCTGGGCATCTTTCTCCCAGATCGGCTTTTGTCAACAGGCAAAGCGCTTTGCCATTCATTTGGAACATGTCCATGTCGAATTTCGGCAAGTCGAATTCCCTCTCAGCCCATCGCAGAAACGTCGCCACATCCTCGCGGGACCACAACCTTGGATCCGAAGCTGTTCAAcattaatttactttttattactttcattactattattattcattttctagGAATGCTGGATTTTCTAGTAGCTGGACATTATTCGAATTCGACTTACCTAGGCTTGTCGGCAAGTGCGTCTTGAAGTCGAGAAAGGGGCTGGGTGATGGGTGAGAGGGTGGAAAATTCATGGCGGGGCTGTATCGCCAAAGTAATTCTGTAGGGCTGAAAGGCAAAGATATACCCGGTGGCAGTCGAGACTCCATACCCGTCACTCCACCCCCGGTCGAAACCGGCGGTAATTGTGGCAGCTGGATCGACGGCAACAATTTCATAACACGCCTTGTTTtgtctcttctcttttctgaAACAAACAATGCACGGAatggtcaatttttcaaccaGAAATCCCTTGGTTCATTTCTAATCGAGCCTCGTATTCTTTTGACAATCGATCCGATcgtctaaaaattattttggagagaaagaaaggaggTAGAGATGTTGGTATGCGAAGGTTAATGTGCCATTGTCTTTGCATCAGGAAATGCATTATGGTGGAAct from Osmia bicornis bicornis chromosome 10, iOsmBic2.1, whole genome shotgun sequence encodes:
- the LOC114873403 gene encoding gamma-aminobutyric acid receptor alpha-like, yielding MIVLIFIVLLSTCKERNYAMDVSSPSPKTSKPMAIRGTMNDIVSKNITMVLENLLMNYENNQLPTHGKGTPTVVKTNILIRSMGPVSELDMDYSMDCYFRQSWRDSRLSFLGPIKSLSLSIKMLERIWRPDTYFYNGKHSYVHTITVPNKLLRISQDGDILYSMRLTIKAKCPMELRNFPMDRQSCPLILGSYAYTSGQLVYEWQEGSSVNFVPGMALSQFDLMGSPYRNLTFVRREGEFSVLQVSFNLQRHTGYFLIQVYVPCVLIVVLSWVSFWIHREATSDRVGLGITTVLTLSTISLDSRTDLPKVRYATALDWFLLMSFGYCIATLLEFAGVHYFTKVGSGEIPIDEDELEHEIETDYQDGFCSIVSCSPQTVHPETIIDIPRRRSSLICDVYGINESVSYGRGSMTVSVTSKPSTMERQTQTEVWIPKWRQFLYCLAGDEAYRRRRQKEAAGNCKKNGEKIARHINSVSYIDKVARIVFPASFGFLNVCYWLVYVTYQEEFKWQDPPLGSISH
- the LOC114873414 gene encoding single-stranded DNA-binding protein, mitochondrial, which codes for MFRKVIPKIMQSISTPKSVQMCTIAENVRLEKTINQVTLLGRVGAEPQKRGNQEHPVIIFSLATHSNYKYTNGDFMQKTEWHKICVFKPNLRETVMNYLKKGQRVLVAGKISYGEFKDEEGNPKPSTAVIADDVIFFQTQ
- the LOC114873404 gene encoding ets DNA-binding protein pokkuri isoform X2 — encoded protein: MKLLPSIQLPQLPPVSTGGGVTGMESRLPPGISLPFSPTELLWRYSPAMNFPPSHPSPSPFLDFKTHLPTSLASDPRLWSREDVATFLRWAEREFDLPKFDMDMFQMNGKALCLLTKADLGERCPGAGDVLHNVLSMLARDFNQFQRYLPSSPVTPTRPSAYPLSPHSHPPTPTWTENSYTANLASLMSANSVTLSPAPSVDSQAGSPGHMENNQSQVYKSDSDEDNQQAATGSPPATPTALAAQRLSEVCVKDQLSPTLTQPMMPLTPGAFRTNTSNVAREFFPNDSPEPNTNGRLLWDFLQQLLNDPSQRYTHYIAWKNREMGVFKIVDPPGLARLWGIQKNHLSMNYDKMSRALRYYYRVNILRKVQGERHCYQFLRNPTELKNIKNISLLRQQMRIKLEPEEEGGNGVEPETDMPTDLSMSSMSQPSNEQQQQSQQQPSQQQQPLPLHDPPAKYRSHAYNLVKTNQESEEKK
- the LOC114873404 gene encoding ets DNA-binding protein pokkuri isoform X1, which translates into the protein MDLLFLFGVRLNHARGQHAFISEKRRDKTRRVMKLLPSIQLPQLPPVSTGGGVTGMESRLPPGISLPFSPTELLWRYSPAMNFPPSHPSPSPFLDFKTHLPTSLASDPRLWSREDVATFLRWAEREFDLPKFDMDMFQMNGKALCLLTKADLGERCPGAGDVLHNVLSMLARDFNQFQRYLPSSPVTPTRPSAYPLSPHSHPPTPTWTENSYTANLASLMSANSVTLSPAPSVDSQAGSPGHMENNQSQVYKSDSDEDNQQAATGSPPATPTALAAQRLSEVCVKDQLSPTLTQPMMPLTPGAFRTNTSNVAREFFPNDSPEPNTNGRLLWDFLQQLLNDPSQRYTHYIAWKNREMGVFKIVDPPGLARLWGIQKNHLSMNYDKMSRALRYYYRVNILRKVQGERHCYQFLRNPTELKNIKNISLLRQQMRIKLEPEEEGGNGVEPETDMPTDLSMSSMSQPSNEQQQQSQQQPSQQQQPLPLHDPPAKYRSHAYNLVKTNQESEEKK